The DNA window GCCGAGCCGGACATCCGCTTTCGGTTCGGCTTCATCGCTCCGCCAAGGTCCAACTGGCCGAGCTGGTCAGGCGATTCCCAGATATGCGTATGGCAATCAACGATCATGTGGATCGGCTCTCATCCCCTTTACTGCAAAGAAGGGGCACAGACTCGAAGACGCCGCCGTGCAACAGCGGCGTCCCAACCTTGCCCTTGACTCGTCGCGTCCGTGACGAGAGGAAGTCTACGGGAATCCGTCCCGCGAGCAAAGTTATCGGACACGTTACGTCGATCGAGCTCAGGAGGTTCGTTCCTGCCTCTTATCGGACTGCCGACCCCAACAAGACGAAAGAATCGGATGAAGCAGAGGTTAGGACGCTCTTTGCTGAGATATCACACGGCTGGAGACACGTCGATTTATTAAGTCTCCATGACCGATCGCAATGAAAATGATGTGGATTGCCCAGAAGAATTGCGCCGTTGACCAGCGCACGCGGCCACACCGCGGCACACTCCGCCACAAACGTCTGCCTTATCTGCCGGTGCCGATGTCGTCATCAGGCCCGACCGTAAATGTACTCGCTCAGGAACGAGATCTGGGCCTGCTGCTGCGAAGCGAACTGGGCGCTGACATCCCCGATGGAAATGAGTCCGATCAGTTCATCCTGCTCGCAGACGGGGATGTGGCGGACGCGGCGTTCCTTCATGACGGCGGCTACATCTTCGATGTCTTCGTCGGCACCACAGCAGATGACTTCTGTCGTCATGACATCCCCGACGAGCATTTCCCGCGGGCCGCGTTCCATCCCGACGACCCGCTGGAGCACGTCGCGCTCGGTAAACATGCCCGCGACCGAACCGCCGTCCATCACGACCAGTGCGCCGATCTTGTTTCGATTCATTTTATCGACGGCTTCCATGACGGTCGCGCCCGGGGCGACGGTCATCACTTTGGAACCCTTGGCCGCCAGAACATCGCGTACGGTAGGCATGACATGCTCCTTTCGAGAGCGGTCGGGCGATCGTGAGTGCCGGTTCGCGCTGCCGGATCGCTCGTGGTTGAGCCCGGGCGGGTGAGGTCGCCGACAGGCCCTGTATTCCCTGACAGAAGTGAACAGCCTCGTGGCGAACTTCGCCGTCGGCCGGTCGGGGCAGTATGCGCAGGTCGCGCGACGCAATTCAACATTGTGAAAAAATGAACTTGGAAGTGTCGTGCCGGGTCAGGAAGGGCGTTATTGCTGGTCATTTGTCACTGGTCACTTGTCACTAGTCATTTGGGACAGGTCATCTGCGACCTCTGTCGCACCGACGCGATCTCTGGCGTCAGGAACTACAAGTGACCAATGACAAGTGAAAGGTGACCAATTCCGCTATACTTGCCGGGCTATGGACCCCGCCTCCCAACCCGCCGCCACCCGACGCGTATTGCCGACTGTTGCCATTGTCGGTCGCCCCAACGTCGGCAAGAGCAGTCTGCTCAACGCACTGGCTCGTCGCACGATCAGTATTGTCGAGGACATGCCCGGGGTGACGCGCGATCGCATTTCCACGCCTTTACGAGTCACCGACACCGCCGGGGTTGACCGGTACATCGAGCTCGTCGACACCGGGGGATACGGATTCATCGATTCCGACGACCTGACGGAGCACATCAAGCAACAGATCGAGCAGGCGATGGCGCTGGCGCAGCTGGTGCTTTTTGTCGTCGACTGCGATGCCGGTCTGACCGCCGGCGATACCGAAATCGCGACGCTGCTGCGCAGCAAGGGGATCAAGACGGTTCTGCTGGCCAACAAGGCCGACAGCGTCAAGTCCGATGTCAGCCTCGGCGACTTCGCCCGCCTTGGTCTGGGGACGCCGCTGGGCATCTCCGCGACGAACAAGCGAAACATCGACGAGCTCGATGCGCTGATCGCCCGCAACGTCGATCTGTCGCACGCGCCGACGGAGATCCCCGAGCCCACGATGCTCGTCGCGATCGTCGGTAAGCGCAATGCCGGCAAAAGCACGCTCGTCAACGCGATCGCGAAGATCTACGAAGGCGAAGAAGGCGACAAGGGGGACCGGGTGATCGTCTCGGAAGTGCCCGGCACCACGCGTGACAGCGTGGACGTACGGTTCGAGAAGGACGGCAAGGCGCTGGTCGTCATCGATACCGCCGGTGTCCGCAAGATGCGGCACATGGTGACCAACGATATTGAGTTCTACAGTTTCCACCGCGCCGAGCGGAGTATCCGCCGGGCCGACATCATCATGCTGCTGATCGACGCGACGGAGCGCATCAGCGACCCCGACAAGAAGCTGGCCGGCTATATCGCCGAGCAGCACAAGCCGGTGGTGCTGGTCGTGAACAAGTGGGACCTGGCCCGCAAGCTGCTCATCGAGCAGGCGCAGGCCGACAAGACCGGACACCGGGTCGACGATGTGACGCTGATGGAGCAGTATCGCGCCTACATCGACCGCGAACTGCGGCATCTCGACTACGCCCCGATCGCGTTCGTGACGGCCAAGGAAGGCCGCAACGTGCAGGCGGCGCTGGACCTGTGCCAGCATCTGTTCAACCAGACGAACCAGCGCGTTTCGACGAGCAAGTTGAACACAGTGGTCCGCGAGATCATGACCGAGCGGGGGCCGAGCACCAAGCACGGCAGGAAGGTCAAGGTCTACTACGTGACACAGTCTGACGTCGCACCGCCGCAGATCGTGCTGTTCGTGAACAATCCCGACTTTCTTACGCCGCAATATGAACGGTACATGATCAACCGCATGCGGGAGATGCTGCCGTTCCCGGAGGTTCCGATTCGGCTCTTCACCAAGGCGCGTAAGCGGGTGGATTTTGGCACCGCCAAGGACATGAAGGGCGCACCGCCGGTGGATGCGGCGGCGTTCGACTCGGGCAAGGGGGACAAGGCGGTCAAGGTTCGCAAAAAGGGCAAGTCCGTCAACCGTGCCGCCAGCGCCAAGGGGCGGCGAGGCAAGGTGAAGGGCGGCGCGAAAAAGAACCCGAAGATCCGGCGCAAGCGAGAAGGGGCCTGACGAGCGGTCGCCAGAGGACGCGCCGCCGGCCTGAACGTGTCCTTCAACGTTGTTAAGCAAAGACGCTGCGGTACACGTCAATCGTATGTTTTGCCGCCGCGTCGGCGTCGGGGTACGAGAACGCCTCGGCGGAGATGTAGCCGGTATATCCGATCTGCCGCAACGCCTCGGCGATCGGTGCGAAGTTCGTGTGACCGAGGCCCGCCGGCCGGCGGTTACTGTCGGCCAGGTGGACGTGGCCGATGTGGTGTCCGCCGGCGCGGATGGCGCGGGCTATGTCGGCCTCCTCAATGTTCATGTGAAACAGGTCGGCGAGCAGCGTCAGGTTGGCACCGGCCTCGGCCGAGATCTGCGACACCTGCTGAATGAGCTTCACGCCACTGGCGACGTCGTTCACCAGATTGGTCTCGTAACGGTTGAGCGGTTCGTAGATCAGCTTGACGCCGTGCTGGGTTTTCGCGTGGCCTGATAGTTCCGCGAGCGCCTCGGCGAGCCACGCCAGCGCCTGGTCTTTGTCGACGTCGCCGCCTCCCGCCTTTCCCCACGATCCCTGCATCGATCCGATGATCGCCGGCGCGCCCATCGGTCCGCCGGCGTCGATGATGCCGCGGACGAACTGTATCGCCTTGGATCGTTCACCGGCGTCCGGCGAGGTCAGGCGGAGCTTGTGCTTCACCCAGCCCGCCCCGGTCCCGACGGCCGCGAGCTTGAGGTTGTGCTTCGCCAGCAAAGGCTGAACGACGGAAGGCGCAATCAGCTCAGGCCCGGGCGCGAAGACCTCCACCGCGTCGAACCCCAACGCCGCGGCTTTGGCCATGCCAGCTTCCAAGTCATCCCAGAAGACAAATGGTCCGCCACGGGCTTCGGACACGAGAGAGATGGTGACGGCTGATTTCATGGTTCGTTTAAATGCTTCGAGGTTCGATCCCCTCTCCCCTGTACTCGGGGGAGAGGGCGAGGGTGAGGGGCCGAACGTCGGGCGGCGTTGCTCGCACTTCAACGTCGTTGAGGAACCCACGACGGAGTCGCAGGGCTCTCATCAAACCGCGCGAGGAACGGGCCCTCACGTTCGGCCCCTCACCCCATCCCTCTCCCCCGAGTACAGGGGAGAGGGGGTTATACCTCCACCACTGCCTTGATCACGCCCGTCTCCGGCTTGGTGTACGACTCGAACACCTCTGTCATGTCTTCGAACTTCGTCCGGTGCGTCACCCACGGCGTGGTGTCGATCTTGCCGGTTTCAATCAGCCCGATGATCCGCGTGAAATCCGCCGGCAGCGCGTTGCGGCTGCACAGCAGCGTCCCTTCCGGGCGGTGAAAGATGGGGTGAATAAACGTCACTTCCTTGGTCGTGATACCGACGTACACCAGCCGGCCGGTGGGGGCGATGTAGCCGAACGCGTTGGACATCGACCCGTTGTGGCCCGTTGCGTCAATAACGACATCGGGCAGCGCGCCGTCGGTCACCCGCCGCAGGTCGTCGACGACTTTGTCATTCAGCACGATCGTTTCGTCGACGCCCATCTTCTCTTTGCAGAACGCGAGGCGCTGGGCGTTGACGTCGAGCACGATCACCTTGGCCCCGGTGAGCTTGGCGAACACGATGCTCGACAGGCCGATCGGACCGGCGCCGATGACCAGGCAGTTCTCGCCGGCCGTCAACGCCGAACGGTTGACGGCGTGGCAACCGATCGCGAGCGTCTCGACGAGCGCCAGTTGTTCGAACGAGAGCTTCGTGCTGACGTGCAGCTTTCGGGCCGGCAGGACGAAGCGGTCGCGCAGGCCGCCGTCGGTCATGACGCCGAGCACCTTCAGGTTGGCGCAGCAGTTGGTCGAGCCCTTCTTGCAGGCGTGGCAGGTGCCGCAGTTCATGTAGGGTTCGACGGCGCAGCGGTCGCCGGGCTTGACGTTTGTCACGCCGCTGCCGACGGCAACGACCTCCACGCCCAGTTCGTGACCGGGGATGCGTGGGTAGCTGAAGAACGGCATCTTGCCGAGATAGCCGGAGAGGTCGGTCCCGCAGATGCCGACGCGATGGACACGCACCACCGCCTCGCCCGGCCCGGGGGCGGCGGGTTCGTCGATGTCGATGCGTTCGAAATGGCCGGGGCTCTTAAGAAGGATTGCTTTCATGGTTGGCTCGCCGAATGTGATACCGGCACAGCGCAGGCGTGTCCATGTCGCCTTGGCGACAAACGGGCATTGGTATTTCCAGGAAACGACACTGGAACAGCCATGCTGCGTTCGAAAGGTTCTTTCTCAACGCGACTGACAGGCGGGAATGTCCGCCTCTACGAGCGCCCCGCCTTGCCCCCGCCGCCCGGTCTTTCTAATCTCCGTGGCTCGAATGAGCTTTGCCTTGGGACTAGCGATCGGAGGACTCGGCGGCCTTGCCCTGACGGGCGTGGTCGCGGTGATCGCATATCGCCGCAACGCACGCCTGCAACAGCGTGCCTTCCGCGCCGAGCGCCTGGCCGAGCTTGGCGCGCTCACTGGTGGGCTGGCCCACGAGATCAAGAACCCCCTCTCGACCGTCCAGCTGAACCTCCAACTGCTTCGCGAGGACATCACACCACAGGATGTCGGCCCGCGTGCCCACGGCCGGCTGATCCACCGGCTGACGACCGTCCAGCGCGAAACCGGCCGCCTGCGCGACATCCTCGACGACTTCATGCGATTCGCCGGGCGGATCGAGATCGAGAAGCGGCCGGTGGACGTCCACCAGATGTTCGACGACCTGGTCGATTTCTTTGCCCCGCAGGCGCAGTTGCAGAAGGTGCAGCTTCGCGTCCGCCCGCCCGCCGGCGACGGCGAGTCCCTTGTCGTTCCGCTGGACGACCGGCTGATCAAGCAGGCCATCCTGAACCTGATGATCAACGCTTTACAGGCCATGCCCGAGCAGGGCGGCGAGATCATCCTGTCGGCCGAGCGCGAGGGGAACAAGGTAAGACTGCAGGTCACTGACACCGGCGTGGGCATTCCGCCCGAAACCATCGGCCAGATCTTTGACGTCTACTACTCCACCAAGAAGGGCGGCACCGGGCTTGGTCTGGCGATCACCAAGCGCGTCGCCGAGGAACATGGCGGAAAGGTCTACGCCACCAGCGAGGTGGGCAAGGGGTCGGTGTTCACGATTGAAGTGCCGGCGCGATAGATCGAACAGATGACTTTGAGCGAGTTGCCGCATACAAAGTAACGCTTGGAGCTGCTTTGCCGGGTGCCATGGGCTGACGTACTCGTCTACCCGTGGCGGCATGCCTGCCGCTACGCACTGCTACGGGAAGCGGAGTACCGCAGCCCATGGCACCCAGAACGCAGGGCGCACAAAATGCTTCAGGCGTTCATCGTTACTCGTTAGCACCCATGTCAGACACCGAGATCATTCCGTCCACCATCCTTATCGTCGATGACGAACAGGAACACGCCCAGGTCATGTGCGAAGCCCTGCAGCGCCAGGGCCATAAGTGTGACGTCGTCTTCAGCCTGCCCGAAGCGCGGCAGAAGCTCGATCGGCGGAAGTACGACTTGGTCGTCACCGACCTGATGATGGAAGGCCGCAAAGACGGCCTGGAGGTGCTCGCGGCGGCCAAAAAGCAGACACCGCCACCGCCTGTCATCCTCGTCACAGCCCACGGCGCGGTCCGCACTTATAAAGAGGCGATGCAGCTCGGGGCATTCGATTTCATCGAAAAGCCACTCGACCTGGAAGACTTCCGGGCCCAGGTCAATCGCGCCGCGCGGCAGGCGGCGCTACTGAAGCAGAACCAGGTGCTTCAGGAGCAGCTTTCCGAAGTCTCCGGCGAGCGTGCCGGGTTTGACGCGATCATCGGCACCAGCCAGGCGATGCAGAGCGTCATTCGCACCGCCCGGCAGGTGGCACAGAGCGATATCCCGGTGCTAATCCTTGGCGAAAGCGGCACCGGCAAGGAACTGGTCGCCAGGGCAATCCACCAGGCATCCAAACGCCGTAAGAACCGGCTTGTCATCCTGAACTGCGCCGGCTTCGCCCCGACCATTCTCGAAGACGAGCTGTTCGGCCACGTCAAAGGCGCGTTCACCG is part of the Humisphaera borealis genome and encodes:
- the der gene encoding ribosome biogenesis GTPase Der, with amino-acid sequence MDPASQPAATRRVLPTVAIVGRPNVGKSSLLNALARRTISIVEDMPGVTRDRISTPLRVTDTAGVDRYIELVDTGGYGFIDSDDLTEHIKQQIEQAMALAQLVLFVVDCDAGLTAGDTEIATLLRSKGIKTVLLANKADSVKSDVSLGDFARLGLGTPLGISATNKRNIDELDALIARNVDLSHAPTEIPEPTMLVAIVGKRNAGKSTLVNAIAKIYEGEEGDKGDRVIVSEVPGTTRDSVDVRFEKDGKALVVIDTAGVRKMRHMVTNDIEFYSFHRAERSIRRADIIMLLIDATERISDPDKKLAGYIAEQHKPVVLVVNKWDLARKLLIEQAQADKTGHRVDDVTLMEQYRAYIDRELRHLDYAPIAFVTAKEGRNVQAALDLCQHLFNQTNQRVSTSKLNTVVREIMTERGPSTKHGRKVKVYYVTQSDVAPPQIVLFVNNPDFLTPQYERYMINRMREMLPFPEVPIRLFTKARKRVDFGTAKDMKGAPPVDAAAFDSGKGDKAVKVRKKGKSVNRAASAKGRRGKVKGGAKKNPKIRRKREGA
- a CDS encoding sugar phosphate isomerase/epimerase family protein — its product is MKSAVTISLVSEARGGPFVFWDDLEAGMAKAAALGFDAVEVFAPGPELIAPSVVQPLLAKHNLKLAAVGTGAGWVKHKLRLTSPDAGERSKAIQFVRGIIDAGGPMGAPAIIGSMQGSWGKAGGGDVDKDQALAWLAEALAELSGHAKTQHGVKLIYEPLNRYETNLVNDVASGVKLIQQVSQISAEAGANLTLLADLFHMNIEEADIARAIRAGGHHIGHVHLADSNRRPAGLGHTNFAPIAEALRQIGYTGYISAEAFSYPDADAAAKHTIDVYRSVFA
- a CDS encoding CBS domain-containing protein, whose amino-acid sequence is MPTVRDVLAAKGSKVMTVAPGATVMEAVDKMNRNKIGALVVMDGGSVAGMFTERDVLQRVVGMERGPREMLVGDVMTTEVICCGADEDIEDVAAVMKERRVRHIPVCEQDELIGLISIGDVSAQFASQQQAQISFLSEYIYGRA
- a CDS encoding sigma-54-dependent transcriptional regulator, producing the protein MSDTEIIPSTILIVDDEQEHAQVMCEALQRQGHKCDVVFSLPEARQKLDRRKYDLVVTDLMMEGRKDGLEVLAAAKKQTPPPPVILVTAHGAVRTYKEAMQLGAFDFIEKPLDLEDFRAQVNRAARQAALLKQNQVLQEQLSEVSGERAGFDAIIGTSQAMQSVIRTARQVAQSDIPVLILGESGTGKELVARAIHQASKRRKNRLVILNCAGFAPTILEDELFGHVKGAFTDARTDREGRFEHADGGTLFLDEIGDMPADMQAKLLRALEYGEVVRLGSNDPIQVDVRIVSATNKNLLQMTQEKTFREDLYYRLNGISLMIPPLRERREDIPLLIHYFLQQAAERSGREIDGLEPDAQQYLMSYGWPGNVRELRKVIERMVVLSSGNKLTADSLPPEIKPATLTEPIGGMGNLFGISLEQAEVELIRNTLKHTNGNREQTAKILGIGERTLYRKIKDYNL
- a CDS encoding sensor histidine kinase; amino-acid sequence: MGLAIGGLGGLALTGVVAVIAYRRNARLQQRAFRAERLAELGALTGGLAHEIKNPLSTVQLNLQLLREDITPQDVGPRAHGRLIHRLTTVQRETGRLRDILDDFMRFAGRIEIEKRPVDVHQMFDDLVDFFAPQAQLQKVQLRVRPPAGDGESLVVPLDDRLIKQAILNLMINALQAMPEQGGEIILSAEREGNKVRLQVTDTGVGIPPETIGQIFDVYYSTKKGGTGLGLAITKRVAEEHGGKVYATSEVGKGSVFTIEVPAR
- a CDS encoding zinc-binding alcohol dehydrogenase family protein, translated to MKAILLKSPGHFERIDIDEPAAPGPGEAVVRVHRVGICGTDLSGYLGKMPFFSYPRIPGHELGVEVVAVGSGVTNVKPGDRCAVEPYMNCGTCHACKKGSTNCCANLKVLGVMTDGGLRDRFVLPARKLHVSTKLSFEQLALVETLAIGCHAVNRSALTAGENCLVIGAGPIGLSSIVFAKLTGAKVIVLDVNAQRLAFCKEKMGVDETIVLNDKVVDDLRRVTDGALPDVVIDATGHNGSMSNAFGYIAPTGRLVYVGITTKEVTFIHPIFHRPEGTLLCSRNALPADFTRIIGLIETGKIDTTPWVTHRTKFEDMTEVFESYTKPETGVIKAVVEV